The following are encoded in a window of Vespa crabro chromosome 2, iyVesCrab1.2, whole genome shotgun sequence genomic DNA:
- the LOC124421668 gene encoding ATPase family AAA domain-containing protein 5 isoform X1: protein MKDLTHYFSDNVKSPTTSKLNVRLKDDSEYTSRKKRTRVKIKISRTNSKSRVCNIVENKSDLIDKTPSPFTKSFEQDKRGPHLDGTPKNTFEISSSMEPNGIGQEENIGKTKEDIFRKVNLNCILIESDSEPEMLGTKVNNKLSLKKSFDKQLSNEDQMEFNLKDYNELKFNTAHRSNRENDKEADRVYEHINEHKESNAFKVLMNQNKPPIDDISSVRSFSESDISIDSRKNKSKEKSKCCQDKLLGIEDIKGNSKRKRDDKKDIDKIEEVSGKRMRLVKENTKKDNNSTINREKHTSNNLLHFFSKSSIGLEEDDKAEGVNVSTTIVVKADVHMSEIPTVVHSPADFKSKIKSDFQHKLKENKAQTECSTVNKIDLITLEERKLNPTVEHNQRLVQRDKPKWSLRIKMQSPKDKESLSDSGEEEIYSPRSKMKSNAEGRKQSKALHDNTFAVKRYNTNDSARLHLDRNVKRNKSDKVAASFNDTTQEDLNDDVVIERERKQLRRIKNVERYRNCNNNEIDINTTDVSKELEIIDDHVSEKKPHKKLAPLFIKQSKPNATNAAARRSFLQSDATVNNDGKSVEKKVPNYNLICFPFPKISHIRQLNDEIQTNDEAINHKIRLKSDMIYLPTVNYNDYKYISQSSKLSNKSLITINASVEKTTEEILTEMEKHCADTRSIWETVISVAKDHFGMIQLKKGKSKKAKSIEKKGPTKDCDKRLIANSIWTQKYKPMNSRQIVGNEEGAKKLRDWLSHWRSSLHKEHGSSGDEFYSSDCSFTSKHENNQVAVLLGPHGTGKTASVYAVAEELGYSILEVNASSRRTGKKILKELDEATKSHRIKKNESKSLVAPILKEGNNLPQNSLILLEDIDLIFEEDEGFISATSQLVSNTKRPIVMTCKDVCPHLNKMAPEQNRIYFQKVDGNRASTLLELISLAETGSRISCECLTELLQNGDLRKALLQLQYLLVSGFSHATKYSFNSRRILWQDMRYYIYQPAIKEAKKQKAKGRLTNKNTNILINLADHLDNLSLLPSLIEFNDPALDIVCNKLQPSLSLTEDTASYSVLQHVSTEIGEWIDQEIIQKNHLIGKNHGVQYKDTLSLRKQLNKGIDSALSPITSYTLDNRSVSLDYLPCVRTICRTEECRTVSSIKRGNRFFHYLSGLKLPASSVRPNILTAACKMLQEKS from the exons ATGAAGGACCTTACCCATTATTTTTCAGATAATGTAAAATCCCCGACGACTTCTAAATTGAATGTTAGACTAAAGGATGATTCTGAATACACCTCTAGAAAAAAACGTACTCGTGTTAAAATCAAGATATCTCGTACAAATTCTAAAAGTAGGGTATGtaatatcgttgaaaataaaagtgaCTTAATTGATAAAACTCCGAGCCCATTTACTAAATCGTTCGAACAAGATAAAAGAGGTCCACACCTGGATGGAACTCCTAAAAATACTTTCGAGATATCATCTAGCATGGAGCCCAATGGGATAGGCCAAGAAGAGAATAttggaaaaacgaaagaagatatatttaggaaagttaatttaaattgtatattaattgAATCGGATAGCGAGCCCGAAATGTTAGGAACTAAGGtaaataataaactttcttTAAAGAAATCTTTTGATAAACAATTGTCAAATGAGGATCAAatggaatttaatttaaaagattataacgagTTAAAATTTAATACTGCGCATAGAAGTAACAgagaaaacgataaagaagCTGATAGAGTTTATGAGCATATTAATGAGCATAAAGAATCAAATGCGTTTAAAGTTCTTATGAATCAAAATAAGCCGCCGATAGATGATATCTCATCTGTACGGTCTTTCTCGGAAAGTGATATTTCTATTGActcgagaaagaataaaagtaaagaaaaatccaAATGTTGCCAGGACAAATTATTAGGTATCGAAGACATAAAAGGTAATTCAAAGAGGAAGCGCGACGACAAGAAGGATATTGACAAAATAGAAGAAGTGTCAGGAAAACGTATGAGACTTgtgaaagaaaatacgaagaaagataataattctacGATCAATAGGGAGAAGCATACGTCAAATAACTTGTTACATTTTTTCAG CAAATCGTCAATAGGACTAGAGGAAGATGATAAGGCAGAAGGAGTTAATGTGTCTACGACCATAGTGGTAAAAGCTGATGTGCACATGTCGGAGATACCTACGGTAGTACATTCGCCAGCTgattttaaatcaaaaattaaatcagATTTTCAACATAAGTTGAAGGAGAATAAAGCGCAAACGGAATGTTCAactgtaaataaaatagatttaataacattggaagaaagaaagctaAATCCAACCGTAGAACACAATCAACGATTGGTCCAACGCGATAAGCCTAAATGGTCTTTAAGAATTAAAATGCAGTCTCCAAAAGATAAAGAATCTTTATCCG ACAGCGGCGAAGAAGAGATATATTCACCAAGAAGTAAAATGAAATCTAACGCGGAAGGAAGGAAACAGTCCAAAGCATTACACGATAATACTTTCGCCGTAAAGAGGTATAATACAAATGATTCTGCAAGATTACATTTGGATaggaatgttaaaagaaataaatctgaTAAAGTGGCCGCTTCTTTTAACGATACGACACAGGAAGATCTTAACGATGATGTTGTAAttgaaagggaaaggaaacaATTAAGGCGTATAAAAAATGTTGAGAGATATagaaattgtaataacaatgaaattgatattaatacgaCGGACGTTTCCAAGGAATTAGAAATTATAGATGATCACGTTTCAGAAAAGAAACCGCACAAAAAGCTTGCAcctctttttattaaacaatctAAACCAAATGCCACCAATGCGGCAGCAAGGCGTTCATTTTTGCAATCTGATGCTACTGTTAATAACGACGGTAAAAGTGTAGAAAAAAAGGTACCcaattataatttgatttgttttccttttccaaaGATTAGCCATATCAGACAATTGAATGATGAAATTCAAACTAATGACGAAGCGATTAATCATAAAATTCGACTCAAATCGGATATGATATATCTACCGACAgtgaattataatgattataaatatatatctcaaTCTTCTAAATTGTCAAATAAGTCTTTGATAACTATAAACGCATCCGTTGAGAAAACTACAGAGGAAATATTGACAGAAATGGAAAAGCATTGTGCGGATACCAGAAGTATCTGGGAAACTGTTATATCCGTGGCAAAGGATCATTTTGGCATGATAcaattgaaaaaaggaaaaagtaagaaagcaAAATCAATAGAGAAGAAAGGTCCAACGAAAGATTGTGACAAAAGACTGATTGCAAATAGTATTTGGACACAGAAATATAAACCGATGAATAGCCGTCAAATAGTTGGCAATGAGGAGGGTGCAAAAAAGCTAAGAGATTGGTTAAGTCACTGGAGATCGTCCCTTCATAAAGAACATGGTAGCAGCGGTGACGAATTTTATTCGTCCGATTGTAGTTTTACAAGTAAACATGAAAACAATCAAGTAGCAGTATTATTGGGGCCACACGGGACCGGCAAAACTGCTAGCGTTTATGCTGTTGCAGAAGAGCTTGGTTACAG TATATTGGAAGTCAATGCTTCATCTAGAAGAACGGgcaaaaagattttaaaggaACTCGACGAAGCGACCAAATCGCacagaattaaaaagaacgaaagcaAATCATTGGTAGCACCAATattgaaagaaggaaataatttaccacaaaattcattaattcttttggaagacattgatttaatatttgaagaagatgaaggatTCATTTCTGCTACATCCCAATTGGTATCTAACACAAAACGTCCTATTGTAATGACATGCAAAGACGTTTGCcctcatttaaataaaatggcACCCGAACAAAACcggatttattttcaaaaagtaGATGGTAATAGGGCATCAACTTTGTTAGAATTGATTTCATTGGCAGAAACAGGTTCTAGAATTTCGTGCGAATGTTTAACA GAACTTTTGCAGAATGGGGATTTGAGAAAAGCTTTATTACAATTGCAATATCTATTAGTCTCAGGTTTCAGCCATGCAactaaatattcttttaattcaaGAAGGATACTGTGGCAAGATatgagatattatatatatcagcCAGCTATAAAGGAAGCTAAAAAGCAAAAGGCGAAAGGTCGCTTAACGAATAAGAAtacgaatatattaattaatttggcTGATCATTTAGAtaacttatcattattaccatcTTTAATTGAGTTCAATGATCCTGCCCTTGATATAGTATGTAACAAACTGCAGCCCAGTTTATCTCTGACAGAAGACACGGCGTCATATTCCGTTTTGCAACATGTGAGTACAGAAATAGGGGAATGGATTGATCAAGAGATAATACAGAAGAATCATTTAATTGGTAAAAACCATGGAGTCCAATATAAAGACACATTGAGCTTAAGAAAGCAATTAAACAAAGGGATCGATAGTGCTTTATCACCAATTACGTCCTATACTTTGGACAATCGATCTGTATCTTTGGATTACTTACCGTGTGTTAGAACGATATGTAGAACAGAAGAATGTCGAACGGTATCAAGTATTAAAAGAGGTAAtcgattttttcattatcttagTGGATTGAAATTACCGGCCTCGTCGGTAAGACCTAATATATTAACAGCGGCATGTAAAATGCTACAAGAGAAATCATGA
- the LOC124421668 gene encoding ATPase family AAA domain-containing protein 5 isoform X3 has translation MNQNKPPIDDISSVRSFSESDISIDSRKNKSKEKSKCCQDKLLGIEDIKGNSKRKRDDKKDIDKIEEVSGKRMRLVKENTKKDNNSTINREKHTSNNLLHFFSKSSIGLEEDDKAEGVNVSTTIVVKADVHMSEIPTVVHSPADFKSKIKSDFQHKLKENKAQTECSTVNKIDLITLEERKLNPTVEHNQRLVQRDKPKWSLRIKMQSPKDKESLSDSGEEEIYSPRSKMKSNAEGRKQSKALHDNTFAVKRYNTNDSARLHLDRNVKRNKSDKVAASFNDTTQEDLNDDVVIERERKQLRRIKNVERYRNCNNNEIDINTTDVSKELEIIDDHVSEKKPHKKLAPLFIKQSKPNATNAAARRSFLQSDATVNNDGKSVEKKVPNYNLICFPFPKISHIRQLNDEIQTNDEAINHKIRLKSDMIYLPTVNYNDYKYISQSSKLSNKSLITINASVEKTTEEILTEMEKHCADTRSIWETVISVAKDHFGMIQLKKGKSKKAKSIEKKGPTKDCDKRLIANSIWTQKYKPMNSRQIVGNEEGAKKLRDWLSHWRSSLHKEHGSSGDEFYSSDCSFTSKHENNQVAVLLGPHGTGKTASVYAVAEELGYSILEVNASSRRTGKKILKELDEATKSHRIKKNESKSLVAPILKEGNNLPQNSLILLEDIDLIFEEDEGFISATSQLVSNTKRPIVMTCKDVCPHLNKMAPEQNRIYFQKVDGNRASTLLELISLAETGSRISCECLTELLQNGDLRKALLQLQYLLVSGFSHATKYSFNSRRILWQDMRYYIYQPAIKEAKKQKAKGRLTNKNTNILINLADHLDNLSLLPSLIEFNDPALDIVCNKLQPSLSLTEDTASYSVLQHVSTEIGEWIDQEIIQKNHLIGKNHGVQYKDTLSLRKQLNKGIDSALSPITSYTLDNRSVSLDYLPCVRTICRTEECRTVSSIKRGNRFFHYLSGLKLPASSVRPNILTAACKMLQEKS, from the exons ATGAATCAAAATAAGCCGCCGATAGATGATATCTCATCTGTACGGTCTTTCTCGGAAAGTGATATTTCTATTGActcgagaaagaataaaagtaaagaaaaatccaAATGTTGCCAGGACAAATTATTAGGTATCGAAGACATAAAAGGTAATTCAAAGAGGAAGCGCGACGACAAGAAGGATATTGACAAAATAGAAGAAGTGTCAGGAAAACGTATGAGACTTgtgaaagaaaatacgaagaaagataataattctacGATCAATAGGGAGAAGCATACGTCAAATAACTTGTTACATTTTTTCAG CAAATCGTCAATAGGACTAGAGGAAGATGATAAGGCAGAAGGAGTTAATGTGTCTACGACCATAGTGGTAAAAGCTGATGTGCACATGTCGGAGATACCTACGGTAGTACATTCGCCAGCTgattttaaatcaaaaattaaatcagATTTTCAACATAAGTTGAAGGAGAATAAAGCGCAAACGGAATGTTCAactgtaaataaaatagatttaataacattggaagaaagaaagctaAATCCAACCGTAGAACACAATCAACGATTGGTCCAACGCGATAAGCCTAAATGGTCTTTAAGAATTAAAATGCAGTCTCCAAAAGATAAAGAATCTTTATCCG ACAGCGGCGAAGAAGAGATATATTCACCAAGAAGTAAAATGAAATCTAACGCGGAAGGAAGGAAACAGTCCAAAGCATTACACGATAATACTTTCGCCGTAAAGAGGTATAATACAAATGATTCTGCAAGATTACATTTGGATaggaatgttaaaagaaataaatctgaTAAAGTGGCCGCTTCTTTTAACGATACGACACAGGAAGATCTTAACGATGATGTTGTAAttgaaagggaaaggaaacaATTAAGGCGTATAAAAAATGTTGAGAGATATagaaattgtaataacaatgaaattgatattaatacgaCGGACGTTTCCAAGGAATTAGAAATTATAGATGATCACGTTTCAGAAAAGAAACCGCACAAAAAGCTTGCAcctctttttattaaacaatctAAACCAAATGCCACCAATGCGGCAGCAAGGCGTTCATTTTTGCAATCTGATGCTACTGTTAATAACGACGGTAAAAGTGTAGAAAAAAAGGTACCcaattataatttgatttgttttccttttccaaaGATTAGCCATATCAGACAATTGAATGATGAAATTCAAACTAATGACGAAGCGATTAATCATAAAATTCGACTCAAATCGGATATGATATATCTACCGACAgtgaattataatgattataaatatatatctcaaTCTTCTAAATTGTCAAATAAGTCTTTGATAACTATAAACGCATCCGTTGAGAAAACTACAGAGGAAATATTGACAGAAATGGAAAAGCATTGTGCGGATACCAGAAGTATCTGGGAAACTGTTATATCCGTGGCAAAGGATCATTTTGGCATGATAcaattgaaaaaaggaaaaagtaagaaagcaAAATCAATAGAGAAGAAAGGTCCAACGAAAGATTGTGACAAAAGACTGATTGCAAATAGTATTTGGACACAGAAATATAAACCGATGAATAGCCGTCAAATAGTTGGCAATGAGGAGGGTGCAAAAAAGCTAAGAGATTGGTTAAGTCACTGGAGATCGTCCCTTCATAAAGAACATGGTAGCAGCGGTGACGAATTTTATTCGTCCGATTGTAGTTTTACAAGTAAACATGAAAACAATCAAGTAGCAGTATTATTGGGGCCACACGGGACCGGCAAAACTGCTAGCGTTTATGCTGTTGCAGAAGAGCTTGGTTACAG TATATTGGAAGTCAATGCTTCATCTAGAAGAACGGgcaaaaagattttaaaggaACTCGACGAAGCGACCAAATCGCacagaattaaaaagaacgaaagcaAATCATTGGTAGCACCAATattgaaagaaggaaataatttaccacaaaattcattaattcttttggaagacattgatttaatatttgaagaagatgaaggatTCATTTCTGCTACATCCCAATTGGTATCTAACACAAAACGTCCTATTGTAATGACATGCAAAGACGTTTGCcctcatttaaataaaatggcACCCGAACAAAACcggatttattttcaaaaagtaGATGGTAATAGGGCATCAACTTTGTTAGAATTGATTTCATTGGCAGAAACAGGTTCTAGAATTTCGTGCGAATGTTTAACA GAACTTTTGCAGAATGGGGATTTGAGAAAAGCTTTATTACAATTGCAATATCTATTAGTCTCAGGTTTCAGCCATGCAactaaatattcttttaattcaaGAAGGATACTGTGGCAAGATatgagatattatatatatcagcCAGCTATAAAGGAAGCTAAAAAGCAAAAGGCGAAAGGTCGCTTAACGAATAAGAAtacgaatatattaattaatttggcTGATCATTTAGAtaacttatcattattaccatcTTTAATTGAGTTCAATGATCCTGCCCTTGATATAGTATGTAACAAACTGCAGCCCAGTTTATCTCTGACAGAAGACACGGCGTCATATTCCGTTTTGCAACATGTGAGTACAGAAATAGGGGAATGGATTGATCAAGAGATAATACAGAAGAATCATTTAATTGGTAAAAACCATGGAGTCCAATATAAAGACACATTGAGCTTAAGAAAGCAATTAAACAAAGGGATCGATAGTGCTTTATCACCAATTACGTCCTATACTTTGGACAATCGATCTGTATCTTTGGATTACTTACCGTGTGTTAGAACGATATGTAGAACAGAAGAATGTCGAACGGTATCAAGTATTAAAAGAGGTAAtcgattttttcattatcttagTGGATTGAAATTACCGGCCTCGTCGGTAAGACCTAATATATTAACAGCGGCATGTAAAATGCTACAAGAGAAATCATGA
- the LOC124421668 gene encoding ATPase family AAA domain-containing protein 5 isoform X2, with protein MKDLTHYFSDNVKSPTTSKLNVRLKDDSEYTSRKKRTRVKIKISRTNSKSRVCNIVENKSDLIDKTPSPFTKSFEQDKRGPHLDGTPKNTFEISSSMEPNGIGQEENIGKTKEDIFRKVNLNCILIESDSEPEMLGTKDKLLGIEDIKGNSKRKRDDKKDIDKIEEVSGKRMRLVKENTKKDNNSTINREKHTSNNLLHFFSKSSIGLEEDDKAEGVNVSTTIVVKADVHMSEIPTVVHSPADFKSKIKSDFQHKLKENKAQTECSTVNKIDLITLEERKLNPTVEHNQRLVQRDKPKWSLRIKMQSPKDKESLSDSGEEEIYSPRSKMKSNAEGRKQSKALHDNTFAVKRYNTNDSARLHLDRNVKRNKSDKVAASFNDTTQEDLNDDVVIERERKQLRRIKNVERYRNCNNNEIDINTTDVSKELEIIDDHVSEKKPHKKLAPLFIKQSKPNATNAAARRSFLQSDATVNNDGKSVEKKVPNYNLICFPFPKISHIRQLNDEIQTNDEAINHKIRLKSDMIYLPTVNYNDYKYISQSSKLSNKSLITINASVEKTTEEILTEMEKHCADTRSIWETVISVAKDHFGMIQLKKGKSKKAKSIEKKGPTKDCDKRLIANSIWTQKYKPMNSRQIVGNEEGAKKLRDWLSHWRSSLHKEHGSSGDEFYSSDCSFTSKHENNQVAVLLGPHGTGKTASVYAVAEELGYSILEVNASSRRTGKKILKELDEATKSHRIKKNESKSLVAPILKEGNNLPQNSLILLEDIDLIFEEDEGFISATSQLVSNTKRPIVMTCKDVCPHLNKMAPEQNRIYFQKVDGNRASTLLELISLAETGSRISCECLTELLQNGDLRKALLQLQYLLVSGFSHATKYSFNSRRILWQDMRYYIYQPAIKEAKKQKAKGRLTNKNTNILINLADHLDNLSLLPSLIEFNDPALDIVCNKLQPSLSLTEDTASYSVLQHVSTEIGEWIDQEIIQKNHLIGKNHGVQYKDTLSLRKQLNKGIDSALSPITSYTLDNRSVSLDYLPCVRTICRTEECRTVSSIKRGNRFFHYLSGLKLPASSVRPNILTAACKMLQEKS; from the exons ATGAAGGACCTTACCCATTATTTTTCAGATAATGTAAAATCCCCGACGACTTCTAAATTGAATGTTAGACTAAAGGATGATTCTGAATACACCTCTAGAAAAAAACGTACTCGTGTTAAAATCAAGATATCTCGTACAAATTCTAAAAGTAGGGTATGtaatatcgttgaaaataaaagtgaCTTAATTGATAAAACTCCGAGCCCATTTACTAAATCGTTCGAACAAGATAAAAGAGGTCCACACCTGGATGGAACTCCTAAAAATACTTTCGAGATATCATCTAGCATGGAGCCCAATGGGATAGGCCAAGAAGAGAATAttggaaaaacgaaagaagatatatttaggaaagttaatttaaattgtatattaattgAATCGGATAGCGAGCCCGAAATGTTAGGAACTAAG GACAAATTATTAGGTATCGAAGACATAAAAGGTAATTCAAAGAGGAAGCGCGACGACAAGAAGGATATTGACAAAATAGAAGAAGTGTCAGGAAAACGTATGAGACTTgtgaaagaaaatacgaagaaagataataattctacGATCAATAGGGAGAAGCATACGTCAAATAACTTGTTACATTTTTTCAG CAAATCGTCAATAGGACTAGAGGAAGATGATAAGGCAGAAGGAGTTAATGTGTCTACGACCATAGTGGTAAAAGCTGATGTGCACATGTCGGAGATACCTACGGTAGTACATTCGCCAGCTgattttaaatcaaaaattaaatcagATTTTCAACATAAGTTGAAGGAGAATAAAGCGCAAACGGAATGTTCAactgtaaataaaatagatttaataacattggaagaaagaaagctaAATCCAACCGTAGAACACAATCAACGATTGGTCCAACGCGATAAGCCTAAATGGTCTTTAAGAATTAAAATGCAGTCTCCAAAAGATAAAGAATCTTTATCCG ACAGCGGCGAAGAAGAGATATATTCACCAAGAAGTAAAATGAAATCTAACGCGGAAGGAAGGAAACAGTCCAAAGCATTACACGATAATACTTTCGCCGTAAAGAGGTATAATACAAATGATTCTGCAAGATTACATTTGGATaggaatgttaaaagaaataaatctgaTAAAGTGGCCGCTTCTTTTAACGATACGACACAGGAAGATCTTAACGATGATGTTGTAAttgaaagggaaaggaaacaATTAAGGCGTATAAAAAATGTTGAGAGATATagaaattgtaataacaatgaaattgatattaatacgaCGGACGTTTCCAAGGAATTAGAAATTATAGATGATCACGTTTCAGAAAAGAAACCGCACAAAAAGCTTGCAcctctttttattaaacaatctAAACCAAATGCCACCAATGCGGCAGCAAGGCGTTCATTTTTGCAATCTGATGCTACTGTTAATAACGACGGTAAAAGTGTAGAAAAAAAGGTACCcaattataatttgatttgttttccttttccaaaGATTAGCCATATCAGACAATTGAATGATGAAATTCAAACTAATGACGAAGCGATTAATCATAAAATTCGACTCAAATCGGATATGATATATCTACCGACAgtgaattataatgattataaatatatatctcaaTCTTCTAAATTGTCAAATAAGTCTTTGATAACTATAAACGCATCCGTTGAGAAAACTACAGAGGAAATATTGACAGAAATGGAAAAGCATTGTGCGGATACCAGAAGTATCTGGGAAACTGTTATATCCGTGGCAAAGGATCATTTTGGCATGATAcaattgaaaaaaggaaaaagtaagaaagcaAAATCAATAGAGAAGAAAGGTCCAACGAAAGATTGTGACAAAAGACTGATTGCAAATAGTATTTGGACACAGAAATATAAACCGATGAATAGCCGTCAAATAGTTGGCAATGAGGAGGGTGCAAAAAAGCTAAGAGATTGGTTAAGTCACTGGAGATCGTCCCTTCATAAAGAACATGGTAGCAGCGGTGACGAATTTTATTCGTCCGATTGTAGTTTTACAAGTAAACATGAAAACAATCAAGTAGCAGTATTATTGGGGCCACACGGGACCGGCAAAACTGCTAGCGTTTATGCTGTTGCAGAAGAGCTTGGTTACAG TATATTGGAAGTCAATGCTTCATCTAGAAGAACGGgcaaaaagattttaaaggaACTCGACGAAGCGACCAAATCGCacagaattaaaaagaacgaaagcaAATCATTGGTAGCACCAATattgaaagaaggaaataatttaccacaaaattcattaattcttttggaagacattgatttaatatttgaagaagatgaaggatTCATTTCTGCTACATCCCAATTGGTATCTAACACAAAACGTCCTATTGTAATGACATGCAAAGACGTTTGCcctcatttaaataaaatggcACCCGAACAAAACcggatttattttcaaaaagtaGATGGTAATAGGGCATCAACTTTGTTAGAATTGATTTCATTGGCAGAAACAGGTTCTAGAATTTCGTGCGAATGTTTAACA GAACTTTTGCAGAATGGGGATTTGAGAAAAGCTTTATTACAATTGCAATATCTATTAGTCTCAGGTTTCAGCCATGCAactaaatattcttttaattcaaGAAGGATACTGTGGCAAGATatgagatattatatatatcagcCAGCTATAAAGGAAGCTAAAAAGCAAAAGGCGAAAGGTCGCTTAACGAATAAGAAtacgaatatattaattaatttggcTGATCATTTAGAtaacttatcattattaccatcTTTAATTGAGTTCAATGATCCTGCCCTTGATATAGTATGTAACAAACTGCAGCCCAGTTTATCTCTGACAGAAGACACGGCGTCATATTCCGTTTTGCAACATGTGAGTACAGAAATAGGGGAATGGATTGATCAAGAGATAATACAGAAGAATCATTTAATTGGTAAAAACCATGGAGTCCAATATAAAGACACATTGAGCTTAAGAAAGCAATTAAACAAAGGGATCGATAGTGCTTTATCACCAATTACGTCCTATACTTTGGACAATCGATCTGTATCTTTGGATTACTTACCGTGTGTTAGAACGATATGTAGAACAGAAGAATGTCGAACGGTATCAAGTATTAAAAGAGGTAAtcgattttttcattatcttagTGGATTGAAATTACCGGCCTCGTCGGTAAGACCTAATATATTAACAGCGGCATGTAAAATGCTACAAGAGAAATCATGA
- the LOC124421673 gene encoding developmentally-regulated GTP-binding protein 2, translated as MGILEKISEIEKEIARTQKNKATEYHLGLLKAKLAKYRSQLLEPAKKSEKGEGFDVLKSGDARVALIGFPSVGKSTLLSTLTHTESEAASYEFTTLTCIPGVIEYKGANIQLLDLPGIIEGAAQGKGRGRQVIAVARTADLVLMMLDATKQDVQRQLLEKELESVGIRLNKKKPNIYFKIKKGGGLAFNSTCPLTKVDEKLVQMILHEYKIFNAEVLFREDCSADELIDVINANRVYLPCLYVYNKIDQISIEEVDRIARQPNSVVVSCNMKLNLDFLLETLWEYLSLIRVYTKKPGQPPDFDDGLILRKGVTVEHVCHSIHRTLAQQFKYALVWGTSTKYSPQRVGLQHIMHDEDVIQIVKK; from the exons atggGTATATTGGAAAAAATATCTGAGATTGAAAAGGAAATCGCAAGAacgcaaaaaaataaag CTACGGAATATCATTTAGGGCTTTTAAAAGCAAAATTAGCGAAATATAGATCACAATTACTGGAGCCTGCAAAGAAGTCGGAGAAAGGAGAAGGTTTTGATGTATTAAAGTCGGGCGATGCAAGAGTAGCGTTAATTGGGTTTCCATCTGTTGGAAAGTCTACGTTATTAAGTACATTAACTCATACAGAGTCAGAAGCTGCATCATACGAATTTACTACTTTAACTTGTATTCCTGGAGTTATAGAGTATAAGGGTGCAAATATTCAGTTGCTCGATCTACCAGGTATAATTGAGGGAGCTGCACAg GGTAAGGGAAGAGGTAGACAAGTTATAGCAGTTGCCAGAACGGCGGATTTAGTATTAATGATGCTAGATGCTACAAAACAAGATGTACAACGACAACTTCtagaaaaagaattggaaTCCGTTGGTATACGacttaataagaaaaagcctaatatatatttcaagatTAAAAAAGGAGGTGGATTGGCTTTTAATTCGACATGTCCATTGACTAAAGTTGATGAAAAATTAGTTCAAATGATATTACAcgaatacaaaatttttaatgcgGAAGTATTATTTCGAGAGGATTGCAGCGCGGATGAATTGATCGATGTTATCAATGCAAATAGAGTATATCTACCGtgtctttatgtatataataaaatagatcaaATATCAATAGAAGAGGTAGATAGGATTGCAAGACAACCGAACAGCGTTGTAGTAAG TTGTAATATGAAGTTAAATCTTGATTTCTTACTGGAAACTCTCTGGGAATATTTATCTCTTATAAGAGTATACACAAAGAAACCAGGCCAACCGCCTGATTTTGATGACGGACTGATTCTGAGAAAAGGTGTCACGGTAGAACACGTTTGTCATTCTATTCATCGTACGCTCGCTCAACAATTCAAATATGCTCTCGTTTGG GGTACAAGTACTAAGTATTCACCGCAAAGGGTAGGATTGCAGCATATTATGCACGACGAAGATGTTATACAAATtgttaaaaagtaa